A genomic window from Equus asinus isolate D_3611 breed Donkey chromosome 25, EquAss-T2T_v2, whole genome shotgun sequence includes:
- the SH2D2A gene encoding SH2 domain-containing protein 2A — MEFPLTQICPQGSRETPAPTFSTFQPLNLTSRSCQGLGSLPGPRFQAPKAEEAQPSPRAPAVHAVALGAFSNPENAGKAEEVPREGGQSLQAEILAWFQKTQAHWLLQHGVAPAWFHGFITRREAEKLLETKPEGCYLVRFSESAVTFVLTYRSRTCCRHFLLAQLGDGRHVVLGEDSAHARLQDLLWHYMAYPLSPYGETLTEPLARQTPEPAGLSLRTEESDSGNKSQDPHPQYSPILKKEQTAAFTQKDGPGEPNEPFQPPRPKPRVPAKPQLPPEVYTSPAPRPRPAPPPKPSNPIYQEPDEPIAFYAMGRGSPGEAPSNIYAEVDVNVDVEAPAVGEGPPSLLQHLVLRKCRSKPVPGSQNPGGWQLHSENSMAGHSPPAPHQPQPRWGNTLPNNLSRQVLQDRGQTWLPLGPPQ, encoded by the exons ATGGAGTTCCCCCTGACCCAGATATGCCCCCAAG GGAGTCGTGAAACCCCTGCCCCAACCTTCAGCACCTTCCAGCCCTTGAACTTGACCAGCAGGAGCTGCCAGGGCCTGGGCTCACTTCCGGGGCCCAGATTCCAGGCCCCGAAGGCAGAggaagcccagcccagccccagggccccggcTGTCCATGCTGTG GCCCTGGGGGCTTTCTCAAACCCAGAGAATGCTGGGAAGGCTGAGGAGGTGCCGAGGGAAGGAGGCCAGTCCCTGCAGGCCGAGATCCTGGCTTGGTTCCAGAAGACCCAGGCCCACTGGCTCCTGCAGCACGGGGTGGCCCCTGCCTGGTTCCACGGCTTCATCACCCGGAG ggaggcagagaagctGCTGGAGACCAAGCCTGAGGGATGCTACTTGGTGCGGTTCAGCGAGAGTGCTGTGACCTTTGTACTGACTTACAG GAGCCGGACTTGCTGCCGCCACTTCCTGCTGGCCCAGCTCGGGGATGGGCGCCACGTGGTGCTGGGCGAGGACAGCGCCCACGCTCGGCTGCAGGACCTGCTGTGGCACTACATGGCCTACCCGCTCAGCCCCTACGGGGAGACGCTCACCGAACCCCTCGCCCGCCAG ACTCCTGAACCCGCAGGACTTTCCCTAAGGACTGAAGAATCAGACTCTGGAAACAAAAGCCAGGACCCACACCCTCAGTATAGCCCAATCCTCAAAAAGGAGCAGACCGCAGCTTTCACGCAGAAAGACGGTCCCGGGGAGCCAAATGAG CCCTTCCAGCCGCCCAGGCCTAAACCTCGTGTCCCCGCTAAACCTCAGCTGCCCCCCGAAGTCTACACAAGCCCGGCTCCGCGaccccgcccggccccgccccccaaGCCCTCCAACCCCATCTACCAGGAGCCTGACGAGCCCATAGCCTTCTATGCCATGGGCCGGGGCAGCCCCGGGGAAGCCCCCAGCAACATCTATGCCGAGGTGGACGTGAACGTGGACGTGGAGGCGCCGGCAGTGGGGGAGGGCCCGCCGTCTCTCCTCCAGCACCTGGTCCTACGGAAGTGCCGGTCCAAGCCTGTCCCAGGAAGCCAG AATCCAGGTGGCTGGCAACTGCATTCTGAGAACTCTATGGCAGGACACAGCCCTCCCGCAccccaccagccccagccccGCTGGGGAAACACCCTCCCCAACAACCTTTCTAGACAGGTGCTTCAGGACAGAGGACAGACGTGGCTCCCCCTGGGGCCTCCACAGTAG